The genome window AATGGCTTTATTATAAATTCTTTTTTAGAGAAGTTTACGTTCATGTGTTTTTTGACATATAATAAGTTAATCATGGATGCCACAAAGTACGCTGTAACTGTACCAAAGGCTGAACCCAATACATTAATATCTGGTATACCTGTTAAAGTATAACTTATTACAATTTTGCATAACATACCAACACATAAAGCAATTACAGGTACTATTGGTTTTCCCATTCCTTGAATTATACCAGTCAATGTCTGTATTAATCCTAAAAATAATACACATGGAGTGAGAGTAAATAAAATAGTTCCTACAGAAGATGGTTCATGTGGAAATAAAAGACCCATTATTGGTATTGCTAAAGAAGCCATACCAAACGCACAAGGTAATACTATAAGTAAAGTTACCTTAACTGCACTCTTAGTATCTTTTCTAGCCTTTGACTTATTTCCTAATGCATATGCTTTAGAAATTGCTGGAACTAAGCTCATACTCATTGCAGTTGTTATAACTGCTGGTAAATTTATTGTGGCCATTGCCATACCTGTTAATTGACCAAACATTGAATTTGCTACTTTGTATGTAAAACCTGCTTCCATAAGTCTTCTTATTACAATAACATTATCTATCATATTTACAAGTGGCATTACTGATGCTCCTATAGTTATGGGAATAGCAACAGTTAAAAGCTTTTTAAAAATATAAGAAACTCTCTCATCTTTAAACCTTTGACTTGCATCTATTTCTGCTCTACGCTCTTTTCTCCCTAGCATATAAGCAAACACCAAATAAAGCATAGATGCTATTGAACCTATTGTAGCTCCTGATATAGCACCCGCTGCCCCAAAAGTCTGCCCTAGACTCTTCATAAGGAAGTAAGCCAAAGTAAGACCTAATACAACTCTAAAAAACTGCTCTGCAACTTGAGACACAGCAATCTTAGTCATATCTTGTCTCCCTTGAAAATATCCTCTATATGCAGACATTGCAGGAACAAATAGTAATGCTGGAGCAATGGCTTTCATAGAGTATAAGGCACCTGGATTTTTCATTATGTTTGTTACTATGTAGTCGGCTCCAAAAAATAATATACAAAATGATATTATGCCGGTAATGAATAAAACTGTATGTGACACCTTAAATATCTTATTTGCTCCTTTAAAATTTCCAATGGCAACTTTTTCCGAAACCAATTTTGCTACAGCTGTTGGAAATCCAGCGGTAGCTAATGTTAGAAATAGAGTATACACAGGATAAGCAGCCTGATAGTATCCCATACCCTCTGAACCAATCATGTTTCCAAGGGGAATCCTAAAAAATCCACCCATTATTTTTACGATTACACCTGCTAGCCCAAGTATAAGGGCTCCTTTTAGAAAGGAGTCTTTATTTTTGTTATTGTTCATAACATAACCTCCACACTGTTTATATAACAAACTTTAATATACCATATTTTTAATGCTATATTCAATATTTTACACAAAAACTTCAAAAGACCTTCATTTAAAAGGTCTTTATGATAAAATTATTGAACTTGTTTTCCTAAAAAGTTAGCAGCAATTTTTAAAGATTTTTCTTCACTTTCTGCAATTGTATCTTTATCTTTTGAAACAACTACAATTGAACCTATACAGTCACCAGATGCACTAATTATAGGCATGATAACTTGACTAGTATATTCTTTTTGGTCTTCTTTAAATAAAGGTAAAATGTTTTTATCTTTTGAATACTTTACTGTTCTTTCACTTATTATTGCTTCTAACTCATCACTTATACTTTTTTCTTTATAATCTTTTTTAGGAAGCTTAGATACAGCTATTATAGAATCTAAGTCTGTTATCAACACACCATATCCTAGTACTTCAGCTAATGTTTCAGCATATTCTTGAGAGAATTCATTTAATTCTCCTATTGGAGAGTATTTTTTAAGTATGACTTCTCCATCTTTTGCTGTAAATATCTCTAAAGGATCTCCTTCTCTAATTCTTAATGTCTTTCTTATCTCTTTTGGGATAACTACCCTTCCAAGATCATCTATTCTTCTAACTATACCTGTTGCTTTCATATTTTTTAATCCCTCCATAAATTACTTTAAGTTTATTTTTACCATTGTTAAGAAAAATATACAAAAAAAGCTATATCTTATCTAGATATAGCTTTTTTAATCATATTACTCTTTTTTTAGTTTTTAGATTGTGATTTTATTTATTACTTTTTCATCTTTTTCTACCTTAGCTTCTTTAGTTAATTTTTCTATTTGCTCTTGATATTTATTTTTTAATAATTGGTCTTTTATAGTTTCTTTAGCATCTTCAAATGATGTTTGCTCATTTATTTTATCCGTTACTTTAATTATATGGTATCCATATTGAGTTTCAACTAAATTAGAAACTTGACCCTTTTTCATAGAAAAAGCAGCCTCTTCAAACTCAGCAACCATTTGACCTCTTGAGAAAAATCCTAATTTACCTCCATCACTTGCTGTAGAATCTTGTGAATATTTTTTTGCTACTTTTGCAAAATCTTCTCCTGATTTAACCTCTTTAAGAGCCTCTTCAGCCTTTTTCTTAGCTTCGGTCTTTTCCTTATCTGAAAGTGGCTTATTATTGTCATCTACTGTTTTCAATAAAATATGAGAGGCTTCTACTTCATCTTTTTTAAATTCATCTTTATGTGTATCATAGTATTTTTTCATTTCTTCATCTGATATTTTAGTCTTTTTAGTAAAATTGCTTTGATAGTTTTGCATTGCTAAATCTTTCTCTTGTTGGTCTTTTAAAAACGCATCATCTATTCCTAATTTCTTAAGCTGTTCTTTATATTTTTCATCTTTACTCATAGCATCTTTTAATTCTTTAAAACTTTTTTCAACATCCTCTTTTTTAGGAAGTAAGTTGTCTTTTTTAGCTTGAGAATATATTACTTCTGTAGTTATAAGTTGGTCAAGAATTAAGTCTTTAAACTTGTCCTTATATTTTACACCCTTTTCAACTTCCTTATCCCATATATCTTTTCCATAAGTTTGTTCCATAGAATCTTTATAAAGAGCTATAGTTTTTTTAAACTCATCTGATGATATCTTTGTCCCTTCAACTGTCGCCACAGTTTCTCCTTTACTAGAACTACAGGCAGTCACAGATACTACCAAAATCATAGCTATTGCCAATGTTATTACTTTTTTCAAATTTAAAACATCCCTTCTTAAATTTACAAGTTATTTCACCTTGCACATTTTTTCTAATAATTCTTCTAATTCTGTAACTATATTATAACCTATTTTCTGTTTAGTTCTATACTTTGTTATTGGAACTAACAATATTTCATCTTTTAATTGTCTTATTTTTTCTATTTTTAATATCTTACACAGTGATTTTATATAAGCTATTGTAAGAAGTGTCTGAACTGGTTTAGGTATATCAGAGAATCTATCCTCAAGTTCTTCCTGTATATCCAACATATCTTCTTTATTTTCAATAGAAGCTATTTTCTTATACATTTCAATCTTAATCAATTCATCTTTGATATAATTATCTGGAATGTATGCATTTACACTTAAATCTATTTCAACATCAATTTCTTCCACAATAGGTTCGCCTTTAACCTTTTTAATTGCATCATTAAGCATTTTTACATACAAGTCATAACCTATAACTGCCATATGACCATGTTGTTGGGAACCTAAAATATTTCCAGCTCCCCTTATTTCAAGGTCTCTCATTGCTATTTTAAAACCAGAACCAAACTCTGTAAATTCTCTGATAGCTTTTAATCTCTTCTCTGCTATCTCACTTAGAGTTTTATCTTTTTCATATAAAAGATATGCATATCCTTGTCTTGAGCTTCTTCCAACCCTACCTCTCAATTGATAAAGTTGAGCTAACCCCATTTTATCTGCATCATATATAATCATTGTGTTTGCATTGGATATGTCCATACCAGTTTCAATTATTGTAGTGCAGACTAATACATCATAATCTTTATTTAAAAATCCTAGGATTATATTTTCTAATGATTTAGAAGTCATTCTTCCATGTGCAACAGCCACTCTAGCATCTGGCACGAGCTTTTGAATCATACTTGCCATCTCTTCAATGTGTTCAACTCTATTGTATACAAAAAATACCTGTCCACCCCTACCTAGTTCTCTCTCTATCTCATCTTGAATTACGCTTTCCTTACTCTCTGTAACATATGTTATTACAGGATGTCTTTCTTGTGGAGGTTCTTCTATAACACTCATATCTCTTATTCCACTTAAAGACATATGTAAAGTTCTTGGTATAGGAGTTGCTGAAAGTGTAAGTACATCTACTGTAGATTTAATTTTCTTTAAAGCTTCCTTATGTTTTACTCCAAATCTTTGCTCTTCATCAATGACTACAAGACCCAAGTTTGGTAAATTTATATCTTTGGATATTATTCTATGTGTTCCAATCAAAATATCTACTAATCCTTTTTTAGCATCTTCAATAATTTGTTTTTGTTGCTTTGGAGTTTTAAATCTACTTAAAACTTCTACTCTCAAAGGATAATTTTCAAATCTCTCTTTGAATGTATTATAAT of Clostridioides sp. ES-S-0054-01 contains these proteins:
- a CDS encoding polysaccharide biosynthesis protein; protein product: MNNNKNKDSFLKGALILGLAGVIVKIMGGFFRIPLGNMIGSEGMGYYQAAYPVYTLFLTLATAGFPTAVAKLVSEKVAIGNFKGANKIFKVSHTVLFITGIISFCILFFGADYIVTNIMKNPGALYSMKAIAPALLFVPAMSAYRGYFQGRQDMTKIAVSQVAEQFFRVVLGLTLAYFLMKSLGQTFGAAGAISGATIGSIASMLYLVFAYMLGRKERRAEIDASQRFKDERVSYIFKKLLTVAIPITIGASVMPLVNMIDNVIVIRRLMEAGFTYKVANSMFGQLTGMAMATINLPAVITTAMSMSLVPAISKAYALGNKSKARKDTKSAVKVTLLIVLPCAFGMASLAIPIMGLLFPHEPSSVGTILFTLTPCVLFLGLIQTLTGIIQGMGKPIVPVIALCVGMLCKIVISYTLTGIPDINVLGSAFGTVTAYFVASMINLLYVKKHMNVNFSKKEFIIKPFITVMTMFIIVKLSYGALVGFLGNSISTIIAIGIGGIVYVVVILGIGGIKKEEILTMPKGDKLYKLLKKVKLIR
- the spoVT gene encoding stage V sporulation protein T yields the protein MKATGIVRRIDDLGRVVIPKEIRKTLRIREGDPLEIFTAKDGEVILKKYSPIGELNEFSQEYAETLAEVLGYGVLITDLDSIIAVSKLPKKDYKEKSISDELEAIISERTVKYSKDKNILPLFKEDQKEYTSQVIMPIISASGDCIGSIVVVSKDKDTIAESEEKSLKIAANFLGKQVQ
- a CDS encoding peptidylprolyl isomerase, yielding MKKVITLAIAMILVVSVTACSSSKGETVATVEGTKISSDEFKKTIALYKDSMEQTYGKDIWDKEVEKGVKYKDKFKDLILDQLITTEVIYSQAKKDNLLPKKEDVEKSFKELKDAMSKDEKYKEQLKKLGIDDAFLKDQQEKDLAMQNYQSNFTKKTKISDEEMKKYYDTHKDEFKKDEVEASHILLKTVDDNNKPLSDKEKTEAKKKAEEALKEVKSGEDFAKVAKKYSQDSTASDGGKLGFFSRGQMVAEFEEAAFSMKKGQVSNLVETQYGYHIIKVTDKINEQTSFEDAKETIKDQLLKNKYQEQIEKLTKEAKVEKDEKVINKITI